In a genomic window of Streptomyces noursei ATCC 11455:
- the recR gene encoding recombination mediator RecR, whose amino-acid sequence MYEGVVQDLIDELGRLPGVGPKSAQRIAFHILQAEPTDVRRLANALMEVKAKVRFCSVCGNVAQEEQCRVCLDPRRDPAVICVVEEPKDVVAIERTREFRGRYHVLGGAISPIEGVGPDDLRIRELLARLADGTVTELILATDPNLEGEATATYLARMIKPMGLKVTRLASGLPVGGDLEYADEVTLGRAFEGRRLLDV is encoded by the coding sequence GTGTATGAAGGCGTGGTCCAGGACCTGATCGACGAGTTGGGCAGGCTGCCCGGCGTCGGTCCCAAGAGCGCGCAGCGGATCGCCTTCCACATCCTTCAGGCCGAGCCGACCGATGTCCGCCGGCTCGCGAACGCGCTGATGGAGGTCAAGGCGAAGGTCCGGTTCTGCAGCGTGTGCGGCAATGTCGCGCAGGAGGAGCAGTGCCGGGTCTGCCTCGACCCGCGGCGCGATCCGGCGGTCATCTGCGTCGTGGAGGAGCCCAAGGACGTCGTGGCGATCGAGCGGACGAGGGAGTTCCGCGGCCGCTACCACGTCCTCGGCGGGGCGATCAGTCCGATCGAGGGCGTCGGCCCCGACGACCTGCGGATACGGGAACTCCTGGCCAGACTCGCGGACGGCACGGTCACCGAGCTGATCCTGGCCACCGACCCGAATCTGGAGGGCGAGGCCACGGCCACGTACCTGGCCCGGATGATCAAGCCGATGGGCCTCAAAGTGACGCGACTGGCCAGTGGGCTGCCGGTCGGAGGCGATCTGGAGTACGCGGACGAGGTCACGCTCGGGCGGGCCTTCGAAGGGAGGAGACTTCTCGATGTCTGA
- a CDS encoding YbaB/EbfC family nucleoid-associated protein translates to MIPGGQPNMQQLLQQAQKMQQDLAAAQQELAETPVEGSAGGGLVKATVTGSGELKGLVIDPKAVDTDSAEETAETLADLVLAAVRDANATAQKLQQQKLGPLAQALGGGGGGIPGLPF, encoded by the coding sequence GTGATCCCCGGTGGTCAGCCCAATATGCAGCAGCTGCTCCAGCAGGCCCAGAAGATGCAACAGGATCTCGCGGCCGCCCAGCAGGAGCTGGCGGAGACGCCCGTGGAGGGTTCCGCGGGGGGTGGCCTGGTCAAGGCCACGGTGACCGGCTCCGGTGAGCTCAAGGGCCTGGTGATCGACCCCAAGGCGGTCGACACCGACTCGGCGGAGGAGACCGCCGAGACCCTCGCCGATCTCGTCCTCGCGGCGGTCCGCGACGCCAACGCGACCGCGCAGAAGCTCCAGCAGCAGAAGCTCGGCCCGCTCGCCCAGGCGCTGGGCGGCGGAGGCGGCGGCATCCCCGGCCTCCCCTTCTGA
- a CDS encoding GntR family transcriptional regulator, translated as MAAAYERIADDLRTAIRAGHLRPGDRLPAETKLAERFGRSVPTVREALRALRDEGLIEKRHGIGTFVRCRRTPARRSNLRHQWEKDRVRASPEQRARTGATEHDTGLEVDELVIRARYREVAADADVAGAFGVPEGTTLLERRYRTRCAAESAPFGLTTSYLVRDMIAGNPDLLDASKEPWPGGSQSQLYSVGIELDRVEERVTARPPTPEEAAELEVPPGTSVLVLRKVSYDVLGRVVDVADLVLPGDRTELLFTTSLERW; from the coding sequence ATGGCAGCGGCGTACGAGCGGATCGCGGACGACCTCCGCACCGCCATCCGCGCCGGGCACCTGCGTCCCGGTGACCGGCTGCCGGCCGAGACGAAGCTCGCGGAGCGGTTCGGCCGCAGCGTGCCCACCGTCCGGGAGGCGCTCCGCGCGCTGCGCGACGAGGGCCTGATCGAGAAGCGGCACGGCATCGGCACCTTCGTCCGGTGCCGGCGCACCCCCGCCCGGCGCTCCAACCTCCGGCACCAGTGGGAGAAGGACCGGGTGCGCGCCTCCCCGGAGCAGCGGGCGCGGACCGGGGCGACCGAGCACGACACCGGCCTGGAGGTCGACGAGCTGGTGATCCGTGCCCGGTACCGCGAGGTCGCGGCGGACGCGGATGTCGCCGGGGCCTTCGGCGTCCCCGAGGGCACGACCCTGCTCGAACGCCGCTATCGGACCCGGTGCGCCGCCGAGAGCGCCCCCTTCGGCCTGACGACGTCCTACCTCGTCCGCGACATGATCGCGGGCAATCCCGATCTGCTGGACGCGTCCAAGGAGCCGTGGCCCGGAGGGTCGCAGAGCCAGCTGTACTCCGTCGGGATCGAGCTGGACCGCGTCGAGGAGCGGGTCACCGCCCGTCCGCCGACGCCCGAGGAGGCCGCGGAGCTGGAGGTGCCGCCCGGCACGTCCGTGCTGGTGCTCCGGAAGGTCTCGTACGACGTGCTCGGCCGCGTCGTGGACGTCGCCGATCTCGTGCTGCCCGGCGATCGCACGGAACTGCTGTTCACTACTTCCCTGGAAAGGTGGTGA
- a CDS encoding DNA polymerase III subunit gamma and tau, whose translation MSSLALYRRYRPETFAEVIGQEHVTDPLQQALRNNRVNHAYLFSGPRGCGKTTSARILARCLNCEEGPTPTPCGTCQSCVDLARNGRGSIDVIEIDAASHGGVDDARELREKAFFGPASSRYKIYIIDEAHMVTSAGFNALLKVVEEPPEHLKFIFATTEPEKVIGTIRSRTHHYPFRLVPPGTLREYLGEVCGREDIPVEDGVLPLVVRAGAGSVRDSMSVMDQLLAGAGADGVTYAMATSLLGYTDGSLLDSVVEAFAAGDGAAAFEVVDRVIEGGNDPRRFVADLLERLRDLVILAAVPDAGEKGLIDAPADVVERMTAQASVFGAAELSRAADLVNAGLTEMRGATSPRLQLELICARVLLPAAYDDERSVQARLDRLERGAGAGTAAMALGAGPGPAGGVGGIVPGGAVLESGGPAIGYAPGAEAHPPMPAGPSGPAAARAAVRGATGSPATTGAAPAPAPAPDPGPMADAAGAPAAPVAPTGPGDAAVGPGAYGGTPAGQAEAPQGGAARPGAWPGGTRGAGATGAGQGAAGQAAGGQGAAARQPGSWPSAVAPGQGGQPAAGGTDAPAPGAPPAGPEAPAAPAGGVPAAPAQPVSGGAAQGAAQVRQLWPQILDAVKGRRRFTWILLSQNAQVSGFDGTTLQIGFPNAGARDSFANGGSEDVLKEVLAEHFQLQWRVEAIVDPSGGANAPAGGARGGGGGFGGGANGGFGAAAPQQPAPQAPAARQSAPAAPEQHGSGGAGSGGGQGARMAREAVAAKPSTGGGQGGPAAEPAHTAPDSSMSIEYDMPAEDDPDLVDSALSGHELIVRELGATVLEEFDNE comes from the coding sequence GTGTCGTCCCTTGCGCTGTACCGCCGCTACCGCCCCGAGACCTTCGCCGAGGTCATCGGGCAAGAGCACGTGACCGACCCGCTGCAGCAGGCGTTGCGGAACAACCGGGTCAACCATGCGTATCTGTTCAGTGGACCGCGCGGCTGCGGCAAGACGACGAGCGCGCGGATCCTGGCGCGCTGTTTGAACTGTGAGGAAGGTCCCACCCCCACGCCCTGCGGGACGTGCCAGTCGTGCGTGGACCTCGCGCGCAACGGCCGGGGCTCGATCGATGTGATCGAGATCGACGCGGCCTCGCACGGTGGCGTCGACGACGCCCGTGAGCTGCGGGAGAAGGCGTTCTTCGGGCCGGCCAGCAGCCGGTACAAGATCTACATCATCGACGAGGCGCACATGGTGACCTCGGCGGGCTTCAACGCCCTGCTGAAGGTCGTCGAGGAGCCGCCGGAGCACCTGAAGTTCATCTTCGCCACGACCGAGCCGGAAAAGGTCATCGGGACGATCCGGTCGCGGACGCACCACTACCCGTTCCGGCTGGTGCCGCCCGGGACCCTGCGGGAGTACCTCGGGGAGGTCTGCGGACGGGAGGACATCCCGGTCGAGGACGGCGTGCTGCCGCTGGTGGTGCGGGCCGGCGCCGGTTCGGTGCGTGACTCGATGTCGGTGATGGACCAGCTGCTCGCCGGCGCCGGCGCGGACGGTGTGACATATGCCATGGCGACGTCGCTGCTCGGCTACACCGACGGGTCGTTGCTGGATTCCGTCGTCGAGGCGTTCGCGGCCGGCGACGGGGCGGCGGCCTTCGAGGTCGTCGACCGGGTCATCGAGGGCGGGAACGACCCGCGGCGGTTCGTGGCCGACCTGCTGGAGCGGCTGCGGGACCTGGTGATCCTGGCGGCGGTGCCGGACGCCGGGGAGAAGGGGCTGATCGACGCCCCGGCCGACGTCGTGGAGCGGATGACGGCCCAGGCGTCGGTGTTCGGCGCGGCCGAGCTGAGCCGCGCCGCCGACCTGGTCAACGCGGGGCTGACGGAGATGCGCGGCGCGACCTCCCCGCGGCTCCAGCTGGAGCTGATCTGCGCCCGGGTGCTGCTCCCGGCGGCGTACGACGACGAGCGGTCGGTACAGGCGCGGCTGGACCGCCTGGAGCGCGGAGCGGGCGCCGGGACGGCGGCCATGGCGCTGGGCGCCGGGCCGGGCCCGGCAGGCGGCGTCGGCGGCATCGTTCCCGGTGGGGCCGTGCTGGAGTCCGGTGGGCCCGCGATCGGGTACGCACCGGGCGCCGAGGCGCATCCGCCGATGCCGGCCGGGCCGTCCGGACCGGCGGCGGCGCGGGCCGCGGTGCGCGGGGCGACGGGCTCCCCGGCGACCACGGGCGCGGCTCCGGCGCCGGCCCCGGCACCCGACCCGGGCCCGATGGCGGACGCGGCCGGTGCCCCCGCGGCTCCGGTGGCGCCCACCGGTCCCGGTGACGCGGCCGTCGGCCCCGGTGCGTACGGCGGCACCCCGGCCGGACAGGCGGAGGCCCCTCAGGGCGGGGCGGCGCGCCCCGGTGCGTGGCCCGGTGGCACCCGTGGTGCCGGTGCGACGGGCGCCGGCCAGGGTGCCGCGGGCCAGGCGGCCGGGGGCCAGGGCGCTGCCGCGCGGCAGCCCGGCAGCTGGCCGTCGGCCGTGGCACCGGGGCAGGGCGGTCAGCCGGCGGCCGGTGGGACCGATGCGCCCGCGCCCGGTGCGCCCCCGGCCGGTCCGGAGGCACCGGCCGCGCCCGCCGGCGGTGTGCCCGCCGCGCCCGCTCAGCCGGTGTCCGGCGGGGCGGCGCAGGGTGCCGCGCAGGTGCGGCAGCTCTGGCCGCAGATCCTGGACGCGGTCAAGGGCCGGCGGCGCTTCACCTGGATCCTGCTGAGTCAGAACGCCCAGGTCTCCGGCTTCGACGGCACCACGCTGCAGATCGGGTTCCCCAACGCGGGGGCCCGGGACAGCTTCGCCAACGGCGGCAGCGAGGACGTCCTCAAGGAGGTGCTCGCCGAGCACTTCCAGCTCCAGTGGCGGGTCGAGGCGATCGTCGATCCGTCCGGTGGCGCCAATGCGCCGGCCGGTGGCGCCCGCGGCGGCGGGGGCGGCTTCGGTGGCGGGGCGAACGGCGGCTTCGGCGCCGCCGCCCCCCAACAGCCGGCGCCGCAGGCCCCGGCCGCCCGGCAGAGCGCCCCGGCCGCCCCCGAGCAGCACGGTTCGGGCGGCGCCGGCAGCGGTGGCGGCCAGGGCGCCCGGATGGCGCGCGAGGCGGTGGCCGCCAAGCCGTCCACCGGCGGCGGCCAGGGCGGCCCCGCGGCGGAGCCCGCGCACACCGCGCCGGACTCCTCGATGTCGATCGAGTACGACATGCCGGCGGAGGACGACCCGGATCTCGTCGACTCCGCGCTCAGCGGGCACGAACTGATCGTGCGGGAGCTGGGGGCGACGGTCCTGGAGGAGTTCGACAACGAGTGA